The Sebastes umbrosus isolate fSebUmb1 chromosome 4, fSebUmb1.pri, whole genome shotgun sequence genome has a window encoding:
- the nts gene encoding neurotensin/neuromedin N: protein MQAQLACIFLLCFTCGGLCTDVDEDQRALEEELISSLFTSKNKQSAPYWRVSLVKMCRMVNGLRQEARSSEEQEGGELREGSLQLLEELYNLQIICGALQSREERLLHDSQEYLEENSDTPLKRKSPYILKRQAAHTTKSRRPYILKRSTIY from the exons ATGCAGGCACAGTTGGCGTGTATTTTTCTCCTCTGTTTCACATGTGGTGGACTTTGTACAG ATGTCGACGAGGATCAGCGAGCGCTGGAAGAGGAGCTAATCAGCAGTCTCTTCACTTCTAAG AATAAGCAGAGTGCCCCCTACTGGCGCGTGTCGCTGGTCAAGATGTGCAGGATGGTGAACGGCCTGCGGCAGGAGGCGAGGAGCAGCGAGGAGCAGGAGGGCGGCGAGCTGAGGGAGGGGAGcctccagctgctggaggagctatACAACCTGCAAATCATCTGTGGAGCACTGCAGAGCCGGGAGGAGagg CTACTCCACGACTCTCAAGAATATTTAGAGGAGAACAGTGACACCCCGCTGAAACGAAAATCCCCCTACATCCTGAAGAGGCAAGCGGCGCACACCACCAAGTCCCGGAGGCCGTACATCTTGAAACGGAGTACGATTTACTGA
- the LOC119487166 gene encoding alpha-1,3-mannosyl-glycoprotein 4-beta-N-acetylglucosaminyltransferase C-like, with amino-acid sequence MRLVWKSLDKMRCLRKRSTIPFLGFLITFLLFLNLYIEDGYVLEGDKRQLRESSVHPSSSERYVHTFRDLSNFSGTINVTYRYLAGTPLNRKKYLTIGLSSVKRKRGNYLLETIKSIFDQSSYEELKEIVVVVHLADFDLVWCENLVQEITRKFAHHIIAGRLLVIQAPEEYYPSLDGLKRNYNDPEDRVRFRSKQNVDYAFLLNFCTNLSHFYMMLEDDVRCSRNFLTALKKVITSREGSYWVMLEFSKLGYIGKLYHSRDLPRLAHFLLMFYQEMPCDWLLIHFRGLLAQKDVIRFKPSLFQHMGYYSSYKGAENKLKDDDFEEDSIDIPDNPPSSLYTNINVFENYDATKAYSTVDEYFWGKPPSTGDFFVIVFNKSTKISKIKIATGSDDRQNDILHHGALEVGEKLVGTKKGKQCSSYITLGEFKNGNIEVQDVDHKIAFDIECVRIVVTASQKEWLIIRSISLWTTQPPNQ; translated from the exons ATGAGGCTGGTGTGGAAATCCCTGGACAAGATGAGGTGTCTGAGGAAACGCTCCACTATCCCCTTCCTCGGCTTCCTTatcaccttcctcctcttcctcaaccTCTACATCGAAGATGGCTACGTGCTG GAAGGAGATAAAAGGCAGCTCAGGGAATCATCAGTACACCCTTCGAGCTCAGAGCGATACGTTCACACCTTCAGAGACCTGAGTAATTTCTCTGGAACCATTAATGTCACGTATCGTTATCTCGCTGGAACCCCGCTGAACCGCAAGA AGTATCTCACCATTGGATTGTCATCagtcaaaagaaaaagaggaaactaCCTTCTGGAGACGATCAAATCCATCTTTGATCAGTCCAGTTACGAGGAACTCAAAGAGATAGTGGTCGTGGTCCACCTGGCAGACTTTGACCTGGTCTGGTGTGAGAACCTGGTGCAGGAAATCACTAGGAAGTTCGCCCACCACATCATAGCAGGACGCCTCCTGGTGATCCAGGCCCCAGAGGAGTACTACCCGTCTCTGGACGGCTTGAAAAGGAACTACAACGACCCGGAGGACCGGGTCCGTTTCCGCTCCAAGCAGAACGTGGACTACGCTTTCCTCCTCAACTTCTGCACAAACCTCTCTCATTTCTACATGATGCTAGAGGACGACGTGCGCTGCTCCAGGAACTTCCTGACGGCACTGAAGAAGGTGATCACCTCCAGAGAGGGTTCCTACTGGGTGATGCTGGAGTTCTCCAAGCTGGGCTACATCGGCAAGCTGTACCACTCCAGAGACCTGCCGCGTCTGGCTCATTTCCTCCTCATGTTCTACCAGGAAATGCCCTGCGACTGGCTCCTCATCCACTTCAGGGGTCTGCTTGCCCAGAAGGACGTGATCCGCTTCAAGCCCTCGCTGTTCCAGCACATGGGCTACTACTCCTCTTACAAAGGAGCCGAGAACAAGCTGAAGGACGACGACTTCGAGGAAGACTCCATAGACATTCCCGACAACCCTCCCTCCAGCCTTTACACAAACATCAACGTCTTTGAGAACTATGACGCCACCAAGGCGTACAGCACTGTTGATGAGTATTTCTGGGGGAAGCCTCCTTCCACAGGAGACTTCTTTGTCATAGTCTTTAATAAATCCACCAAAATTAGTAAAATTAAGATCGCTACTGGTTCTGACGACCGCCAGAATGACATTCTTCACCACGGAGCTCTGGAGGTGGGAGAGAAACTAGTTGGGACTAAAAAAGGGAAACAGTGCTCCTCTTATATCACGTTAGGGGAGTTTAAAAACGGCAACATTGAGGTTCAAGACGTAGACCACAAAATTGCCTTTGACATTGAGTGTGTTCGCATCGTGGTGACGGCCAGTCAGAAAGAATGGCTCATTATTAGAAGTATAAGTTTATGGACTACACAACCCCCCAACCAATAA